One Fuerstiella marisgermanici DNA window includes the following coding sequences:
- a CDS encoding PF20097 family protein translates to MTTSAVSETEPACPFCSTPMDPGFAWIAHIFAGGLVWQRTKPELAAWRPSPGQTIIHSHIFNESRSLRPAFRCPECESITIQPNKKG, encoded by the coding sequence ATGACGACCTCAGCTGTGAGTGAAACTGAACCAGCTTGTCCATTCTGCTCGACGCCTATGGATCCGGGCTTCGCCTGGATTGCGCACATCTTCGCTGGCGGACTGGTCTGGCAGCGAACAAAGCCGGAACTCGCGGCCTGGCGACCGTCGCCCGGACAGACAATTATTCATTCCCATATTTTCAACGAGTCGCGATCTCTGAGACCCGCATTTCGCTGCCCTGAATGCGAGTCAATAACGATACAACCGAATAAGAAAGGGTAA
- a CDS encoding tetratricopeptide repeat protein: MATSYTNQAHTVDAVRPARRRRKLVTWTLVLVVIFIAACAVLFQVGLWRGRVAIDARRNDVAKRWLSMTGLCWRKNAEWYYLNAIVNRRSLDFDAVERNLKKAHELGWPVSELERQQNLAFIQTGQFQQIGNKWSELFLSAGSDGPEICKAYVDYALSRFRADEAATVIEGWKTDFPDDPEPYVTEGTINSVLLAWSRAETSFREALEIDPTNDEARIKLADALIQQLKFSEADAELRKVSKSSATEPHVISALAHCVAQQGRLDEALDSLEEALEEKPSDETLLRELGRLQLMQGENEEAIAALTPVLESHPEDTEIRYALAQALRNHGEEQAAQQHFRLVDEGTKALRELSRLTAHVTQNPADVETRFKIGSVTWKWKSRRDGVAWLQSVLEFSPKHTPTHKLLAQHYEESGDRKKAKYHKKMSEGDE; this comes from the coding sequence GTGGCAACGTCGTACACTAATCAGGCTCACACAGTCGATGCGGTTCGCCCGGCGCGGCGACGCCGTAAGCTGGTGACGTGGACTTTGGTGTTAGTTGTGATTTTTATCGCGGCATGCGCAGTCCTGTTTCAGGTTGGACTTTGGCGAGGTCGTGTGGCAATCGATGCGCGTCGGAACGATGTCGCCAAACGCTGGCTTTCAATGACGGGACTCTGCTGGCGTAAGAATGCCGAATGGTACTACCTGAACGCGATAGTGAACCGGCGATCTCTGGACTTTGATGCCGTCGAACGAAATCTTAAGAAGGCTCATGAGCTGGGTTGGCCCGTCAGCGAACTCGAACGCCAACAGAATCTGGCGTTCATTCAAACGGGGCAGTTCCAGCAAATCGGCAACAAGTGGAGTGAACTGTTTCTTTCTGCTGGGTCCGACGGACCAGAGATCTGCAAGGCCTACGTCGATTATGCCCTGTCTCGATTTCGCGCAGACGAGGCGGCGACCGTGATCGAAGGCTGGAAGACAGATTTCCCTGACGATCCTGAGCCTTACGTCACGGAAGGTACCATCAACTCGGTACTGTTGGCATGGTCGCGTGCCGAGACCTCATTCCGCGAAGCACTGGAGATTGATCCGACTAACGACGAGGCACGAATCAAGCTTGCCGACGCACTCATTCAGCAATTGAAGTTTTCCGAAGCAGATGCGGAACTCAGAAAAGTTTCAAAATCGTCTGCGACTGAACCTCATGTTATTTCCGCGTTAGCACACTGCGTTGCACAGCAAGGACGACTCGACGAGGCCCTGGATTCGCTAGAGGAGGCGCTTGAGGAGAAGCCCTCTGATGAAACCCTACTGAGAGAACTCGGGCGACTGCAATTGATGCAGGGGGAAAACGAAGAGGCGATTGCGGCGTTGACGCCCGTACTGGAAAGCCACCCGGAAGACACAGAGATCCGGTACGCATTGGCGCAGGCTCTCAGGAATCACGGTGAGGAGCAGGCAGCACAACAGCACTTCCGACTTGTTGATGAAGGCACGAAGGCATTACGAGAACTTTCTCGACTCACCGCACACGTGACTCAGAATCCAGCGGATGTCGAAACACGTTTCAAAATCGGATCAGTGACGTGGAAGTGGAAGTCACGTCGCGATGGTGTGGCGTGGCTGCAGAGCGTGCTTGAGTTTTCACCAAAGCATACACCGACCCACAAACTCTTGGCTCAGCACTACGAAGAATCCGGAGACAGGAAGAAGGCGAAATATCACAAAAAGATGAGCGAAGGTGATGAATGA
- a CDS encoding FG-GAP repeat domain-containing protein: MPVFFDAASDWGVAFLDLPVRPDDYHLSTIIGSGCAILDFDRNGYLDVMLVAQNSVNRNVAFFRQDGPGQFTECAEQLGLGEVSGAGIAVGDCDNDGWPDLYISSPNEDALWRNHGGAFFRDVTATSGISNSKWGTSACWLDYDRDGWLDLFVTNYVNYTHRPCTRLGGGNADFCTPGLFPRTTDVLFRNVTGESSGGELSFEDVSLGAGVGSGLSAGLGVTAMDFDGDNWIDVYVASDQYPNLLWINEQGTFKDRAAVSGCDLSFQGRPQGSMGIAIGDVDQNETEEVVVSHLDGESHAVYSQQGGGFYRDISRETGISPFTRSTTGFGLCIVDFDFNGVNELLTANGRVRRSEGLSESVTDFWKPYQQPIQCLSIDGTTDQRQSENALSGRMVVARGLAVGDLDRDGDPDAIVSTIGSPAIVLRNDSTAMHSGLTLRFVDPGLSGRSCPGTKFTWDVDGRKSLHTFQPCQSYMSTHAAEYYLSCPVDADMIFVEVIWPHGSMAPERFRIAAHAESPVLIERGHGVLLE; encoded by the coding sequence ATGCCGGTGTTCTTTGATGCCGCCAGTGATTGGGGGGTGGCGTTTTTGGATCTGCCTGTGCGTCCTGATGACTATCATTTGTCAACAATTATCGGATCAGGTTGCGCCATTCTGGATTTCGATCGGAACGGATACTTGGACGTCATGCTTGTTGCACAGAATTCCGTGAACCGCAACGTCGCGTTTTTCCGTCAAGACGGGCCCGGCCAATTTACGGAGTGTGCTGAACAGTTGGGGCTTGGTGAAGTCTCAGGTGCCGGCATCGCAGTCGGAGATTGTGACAACGATGGTTGGCCCGACTTGTACATTTCGTCACCGAACGAAGATGCCTTGTGGCGGAATCATGGCGGAGCATTCTTCCGGGATGTCACGGCGACCAGTGGTATTAGCAATTCTAAGTGGGGAACGTCCGCTTGCTGGCTCGATTATGATCGCGACGGATGGTTGGATCTGTTTGTCACGAACTACGTGAACTACACACATCGTCCCTGCACTCGTTTGGGGGGCGGCAATGCTGATTTTTGCACACCGGGACTTTTTCCACGTACGACAGATGTACTATTCCGAAACGTCACGGGCGAATCTTCCGGCGGTGAACTCAGCTTTGAAGATGTGTCGCTGGGTGCGGGGGTTGGCAGCGGGCTGTCTGCCGGACTTGGTGTCACGGCCATGGATTTCGATGGTGACAACTGGATCGATGTTTATGTGGCCAGCGATCAGTATCCGAATCTGCTGTGGATAAACGAGCAGGGGACGTTCAAGGACAGGGCGGCCGTGAGCGGTTGCGACCTGAGTTTTCAAGGGCGTCCTCAAGGGAGCATGGGAATCGCCATTGGCGACGTCGATCAGAACGAAACGGAAGAGGTTGTCGTTTCTCATTTGGACGGAGAATCGCACGCCGTGTATTCACAGCAAGGGGGAGGATTCTACCGTGATATCAGCCGTGAAACCGGCATTTCCCCATTCACTCGCAGCACAACCGGGTTTGGATTGTGTATCGTGGACTTTGACTTTAATGGTGTTAACGAACTGCTGACTGCAAATGGACGCGTGCGACGATCCGAGGGCCTCTCCGAATCCGTGACAGATTTTTGGAAACCCTATCAACAGCCGATACAATGTTTGAGCATTGATGGGACCACAGATCAGCGTCAGAGCGAGAACGCGTTGAGCGGTCGCATGGTTGTCGCTCGGGGGTTGGCAGTTGGTGACTTAGACAGAGACGGCGATCCCGATGCCATAGTGTCGACGATTGGCAGTCCCGCGATTGTCCTGCGAAATGATTCCACAGCGATGCATAGCGGGCTGACGCTGCGATTTGTTGATCCCGGGTTGTCCGGCCGCAGTTGCCCGGGGACGAAGTTCACGTGGGATGTCGATGGCCGGAAATCACTTCATACGTTTCAGCCGTGTCAAAGTTACATGAGTACTCACGCTGCGGAGTACTATCTGTCGTGTCCGGTTGATGCGGACATGATATTTGTCGAGGTCATCTGGCCGCACGGAAGCATGGCACCGGAAAGATTCCGGATTGCGGCGCACGCGGAAAGTCCGGTTTTAATTGAACGCGGTCACGGGGTTTTACTGGAGTAG
- a CDS encoding FG-GAP repeat domain-containing protein, giving the protein MLTSSRQQVTLRQIAAIALLLLLAGCGKSSSPNHNQSGGAVATGEAQADGQILSEDIRKHVWDVEHFGFVLEATVFPRLKSSLNDGSLSYWKAILAEDCNAAVPDNDVPLVPLASGKVSFGGTELNAEQLRNGHRDDFLNWLATLRKPFTECKSSLGLVRLLPDNEDLTGAWTCVWRLRMAGRSLDGPVETEVEIKVRLRELHDDISEQKDWSDSITVLSHQHMTASQSFFAETTADSGLVSETRHDNWSSDQFVPNTGGVYVTDYDLDGDQDIFVDDHTDGNRLYRNTGNGIFEDATIAAGIDAGEETRAWALACWADLDNDGDDDLIVEDRLYDNLGNGKFADITSRTNLPLTPATSYAVADYDCDGRLDLYVCHSGAYRIGQHTRARVKWIDDGLGIDNVLLRNLGNWQFEDVTESTGTGAGGSSCFTAIWLHANQDLRPDLFAINEFGVNSLLINSEDGQFNELDVDPIFGGFSMGAAAGDYNNDGRTDLYVANMYSKAGNRILANVDQTRYPPEMFRKIEEGTRGSKLYAAQPDGNFRTVPARNMFAYVGWAYGPTFADFDNDGWLDLYATAGFKSEERGKPDG; this is encoded by the coding sequence ATGCTCACATCTTCGCGACAACAAGTGACATTGCGGCAAATAGCAGCGATTGCCCTTCTTCTGCTTCTGGCAGGATGCGGAAAGTCTTCGTCGCCTAACCACAACCAGTCCGGGGGGGCGGTTGCGACCGGAGAAGCTCAGGCGGACGGACAGATTTTGTCGGAAGACATTCGAAAACACGTCTGGGATGTGGAGCACTTTGGTTTCGTTTTGGAAGCGACCGTATTTCCGAGGCTCAAATCGTCACTCAACGACGGCAGCCTGTCTTACTGGAAAGCCATCCTGGCAGAAGACTGCAATGCAGCCGTGCCCGATAACGATGTCCCGTTGGTGCCGTTGGCAAGTGGGAAAGTTTCTTTTGGAGGCACCGAGCTAAATGCCGAGCAGCTCAGAAACGGACATCGCGACGATTTTCTGAACTGGTTGGCGACACTTCGCAAACCGTTCACCGAGTGCAAATCCAGCCTGGGCCTGGTGCGATTGCTTCCAGATAACGAGGACCTGACGGGGGCATGGACCTGCGTGTGGCGGTTACGAATGGCGGGGCGTAGTCTGGATGGCCCGGTTGAAACAGAAGTCGAAATCAAAGTGCGGCTGCGTGAACTGCATGACGATATCAGCGAACAAAAGGATTGGAGTGATTCGATCACGGTGCTCAGCCACCAGCACATGACGGCCAGCCAATCATTCTTCGCCGAGACCACGGCCGACAGTGGGCTGGTGAGTGAGACTCGGCACGACAACTGGTCGTCCGACCAATTCGTTCCGAATACAGGTGGAGTCTACGTCACTGACTACGACCTCGATGGCGATCAGGACATATTCGTCGATGACCACACGGACGGAAATCGGCTTTACCGAAATACAGGAAACGGGATCTTCGAAGACGCGACCATTGCTGCCGGGATCGACGCTGGCGAAGAGACGCGAGCATGGGCTCTAGCCTGCTGGGCCGACCTGGACAACGATGGCGACGATGATCTCATTGTCGAAGACAGGCTGTACGACAATCTGGGAAACGGCAAATTTGCCGACATCACCAGCCGCACGAATCTTCCGCTGACACCTGCGACCAGCTACGCAGTCGCAGATTACGACTGCGACGGCCGGCTGGACCTTTATGTCTGCCATTCTGGCGCCTATCGCATTGGTCAGCACACGCGGGCGCGAGTCAAGTGGATCGATGACGGTTTGGGAATTGATAATGTGCTGCTCAGAAATCTTGGCAACTGGCAGTTTGAAGACGTGACGGAGTCGACCGGCACCGGCGCCGGAGGATCGTCGTGCTTCACGGCGATCTGGCTGCATGCCAATCAAGATTTGCGACCAGACTTGTTCGCAATTAATGAATTCGGCGTCAATTCGCTGTTGATCAATTCTGAAGACGGACAGTTCAACGAACTGGATGTCGATCCGATTTTTGGCGGATTCTCAATGGGGGCTGCTGCCGGCGATTACAACAACGATGGTCGCACAGATTTGTACGTGGCCAACATGTATTCCAAGGCCGGAAACCGGATTTTGGCTAACGTTGATCAAACTCGCTATCCGCCGGAAATGTTTCGAAAGATTGAAGAAGGAACTCGCGGCAGTAAACTGTACGCCGCGCAACCGGATGGCAATTTTCGCACGGTGCCCGCACGAAACATGTTCGCCTACGTGGGCTGGGCGTATGGCCCGACTTTTGCCGATTTCGACAATGACGGTTGGCTGGATCTTTATGCAACTGCCGGCTTCAAGTCAGAAGAACGTGGAAAGCCGGATGGCTGA
- a CDS encoding ISAs1 family transposase — MPLSTSFVDHFSDVTDPRRGEPVYPLQNILFIAVCAVISGADDFVAIAKFGRTKRDWFAKYLDLSAGIPSHDRFNAILALIRPAEFEKCLLNWITSLQKISDGQIIAIDGKTLRRSYDKASGKSAIHMVSAWATANHISLGQVVVDAKSNEITAIPKLLELIEVSGALVTIDAMGCQTEIASKIVDAEADYCLAAKGNQPTLHAGLVAFFADHLEDDFARCPVRRFETKENTGGREDLRQYLICRAPEDLPDAHRWKNLKAIGIAINNTLRDGKMCIGIRYYILSRYVSGRRFAEAVRSHWGVENNLHWQLDVTFQEDQSRIRKGHADMNFSILRRTALSLLKNESTARVGIKNKRLNAAWDETYLAKVLFGK; from the coding sequence ATGCCTTTGTCCACCAGTTTTGTCGATCATTTCTCTGATGTTACGGATCCAAGGCGCGGTGAGCCGGTCTATCCGCTTCAAAATATTCTGTTCATTGCAGTCTGTGCTGTGATCAGTGGCGCGGATGATTTTGTCGCGATTGCGAAGTTTGGCAGAACGAAACGAGATTGGTTTGCGAAGTATCTCGATCTGTCCGCAGGGATTCCGTCGCACGATCGTTTCAACGCCATCCTCGCTCTGATTCGTCCTGCAGAATTTGAAAAGTGCTTACTGAATTGGATCACTTCTCTGCAGAAAATCAGTGACGGACAAATCATCGCGATCGATGGTAAGACACTCCGTCGCAGCTATGACAAAGCCAGTGGCAAGTCGGCCATCCACATGGTCAGTGCATGGGCCACAGCCAATCATATCAGTCTCGGGCAAGTCGTCGTCGATGCGAAGAGTAATGAGATTACGGCGATTCCCAAACTGCTGGAATTGATCGAGGTTTCCGGTGCTTTAGTGACGATTGACGCCATGGGTTGCCAAACGGAAATCGCGTCGAAGATTGTCGACGCAGAGGCGGACTATTGTCTTGCCGCGAAAGGCAATCAGCCCACGCTACACGCAGGTCTTGTCGCGTTCTTCGCCGACCATTTGGAAGATGACTTTGCACGCTGTCCGGTGCGACGATTTGAAACGAAAGAAAACACCGGCGGCCGCGAAGATTTGCGACAGTATCTGATCTGTCGTGCGCCGGAGGATCTTCCGGACGCACATCGCTGGAAGAACCTGAAGGCGATCGGGATCGCGATCAACAACACTCTCCGCGACGGCAAAATGTGCATCGGCATCCGCTATTACATTTTAAGCCGTTATGTCTCCGGCCGTCGTTTCGCCGAAGCTGTGCGGAGCCATTGGGGTGTCGAGAACAATTTGCATTGGCAACTGGACGTCACTTTCCAGGAAGATCAATCGAGGATCCGTAAAGGCCACGCAGACATGAACTTCAGCATCCTTCGCCGCACGGCGTTGAGTCTCCTGAAAAACGAATCCACAGCCAGGGTGGGGATCAAAAACAAAAGACTCAACGCTGCCTGGGATGAGACATACCTCGCGAAAGTCCTGTTCGGCAAATGA
- a CDS encoding SMI1/KNR4 family protein codes for MDNVLTILGIVTGICFAIVVAVGVLRLVDRFSVGRPITADERERRQRDFETRLACPQWDQLISHFGCNIPTTLRELYADVDSLRRESFYIVPPDAADESEHYFVAQFQPADLTTIEQACLPGDKTQFPFAIDDFGNYYFVDLTSHDLCVNYLDHDGGDLSRVADRLETFLKWPTYSESHTPE; via the coding sequence ATGGATAACGTTTTAACAATTCTGGGCATCGTAACCGGCATCTGCTTCGCTATTGTAGTAGCGGTCGGAGTGCTCCGACTTGTAGACCGATTCAGTGTTGGCAGGCCCATAACCGCAGATGAGCGCGAGAGGCGACAACGTGACTTCGAGACCCGACTTGCGTGCCCGCAATGGGATCAGCTGATTAGCCATTTCGGGTGCAACATTCCGACTACGCTCAGAGAACTTTATGCAGACGTCGACAGCTTACGTCGCGAGTCGTTCTATATCGTTCCACCAGATGCAGCCGATGAATCCGAGCACTATTTTGTGGCTCAATTTCAACCTGCAGATTTGACCACGATCGAGCAGGCTTGCTTGCCAGGCGACAAAACGCAATTCCCGTTCGCGATCGACGATTTTGGCAACTACTACTTTGTCGATCTCACGTCGCATGACCTGTGTGTAAATTACCTCGACCATGATGGTGGAGACCTATCACGCGTGGCCGACCGACTGGAGACATTCCTGAAATGGCCGACGTATTCAGAGTCACACACTCCAGAATAG
- a CDS encoding 3'-5' exonuclease, translating into MKSLASFRAVSNRPSVLHRKHMVHFLVIDLEATCCDDDSFPRTDMEIVEIGAVVVCPETLQPLNEFQTFVRPVLNPTLTDFCRNLTNITQLQIDSAPSFVDAMADLIDWANGFAPFVFCSWGNYDRTQFESDCSRHEVEYPFGGHHINVKAEFASVIGRPQKPSVPAALHSVGLTFSGSHHRGIDDARNIARLLPYIFPPGHRVAGS; encoded by the coding sequence TTGAAGTCGCTCGCTTCGTTCAGGGCAGTATCGAATAGGCCTTCCGTTTTACACCGCAAACACATGGTACATTTCCTTGTTATTGACCTTGAAGCGACGTGTTGCGATGACGATTCGTTTCCGCGCACTGACATGGAAATCGTGGAGATCGGTGCGGTGGTGGTGTGCCCTGAGACACTTCAGCCCCTGAACGAGTTTCAGACCTTTGTCCGCCCGGTGCTCAACCCAACCCTGACCGACTTCTGCCGCAATCTGACAAACATCACGCAACTGCAGATTGATTCGGCACCGTCGTTCGTTGATGCAATGGCCGACCTCATCGACTGGGCCAATGGATTTGCTCCATTCGTGTTTTGCTCCTGGGGCAATTATGACCGCACTCAATTTGAGTCCGATTGCTCGCGACATGAAGTTGAGTACCCATTTGGTGGTCACCACATCAACGTCAAAGCAGAATTTGCTTCTGTGATCGGACGCCCCCAAAAGCCAAGCGTCCCGGCCGCATTACATTCTGTTGGGCTGACTTTCTCCGGCTCCCATCATCGCGGTATTGACGACGCACGAAATATCGCCCGCCTGTTGCCATATATCTTTCCTCCAGGACACCGCGTGGCAGGCAGCTAG
- a CDS encoding DUF1559 domain-containing protein translates to MRNRPGWIRNGFTLIELLVVIAIIAILIALLLPAVQQAREAARRTQCKNNLKQIGLAMHNYHDVYGRFPPSEVHTREFLAGANNNWGDQTSNWAVYLMPYIDQANAYNQIDFTLKYNSTTNPATGAAVGNLDALGKAYPAYLCPSNPVGPNQKHSGQFHIIHYFVTGWGANEPPGGRARHKWAIGDSSNIQHKGIAWYNGSARIADITDGTTNQIAVGEVRGYAPRCLNQMASLRDWRGMRWEVSTGTNMPINGVHRYAGECGDVVNEGTCPNCRWENMASFHTGGTQVLLADGSTRFASENIDTTLFRKLGSIGDGGVIGEW, encoded by the coding sequence ATGAGAAACCGTCCTGGCTGGATCCGCAATGGATTTACGCTCATCGAATTACTGGTGGTCATAGCCATCATCGCAATCTTGATTGCCCTGCTGTTGCCTGCTGTTCAGCAGGCTCGAGAAGCTGCACGCCGCACACAATGCAAAAACAATCTGAAACAAATTGGATTGGCGATGCACAACTACCATGACGTCTACGGACGCTTTCCACCTTCAGAAGTGCACACCCGCGAGTTTCTAGCGGGCGCGAACAATAACTGGGGAGACCAAACCAGTAACTGGGCCGTCTATCTGATGCCCTATATCGATCAGGCAAATGCCTACAACCAAATTGATTTTACACTGAAGTATAACTCCACAACGAATCCGGCAACTGGTGCCGCCGTTGGGAACCTGGACGCCTTAGGTAAGGCGTATCCAGCTTACCTTTGCCCGTCGAACCCAGTTGGTCCCAACCAAAAACACAGTGGCCAGTTTCACATTATTCACTACTTCGTCACGGGGTGGGGTGCGAACGAGCCACCGGGTGGCCGAGCTCGCCACAAATGGGCCATTGGTGATTCAAGCAACATCCAGCACAAAGGAATTGCCTGGTACAACGGTTCCGCGCGAATCGCTGACATTACCGATGGCACAACGAACCAAATCGCTGTCGGTGAAGTTCGAGGTTATGCCCCTCGTTGTTTGAATCAAATGGCAAGCCTGCGAGACTGGCGTGGCATGCGGTGGGAAGTCTCCACTGGTACGAACATGCCTATCAATGGTGTGCACCGGTACGCCGGTGAGTGCGGTGACGTGGTGAACGAAGGAACGTGTCCGAATTGCCGCTGGGAAAACATGGCTAGTTTCCATACTGGTGGAACGCAGGTCCTTCTGGCTGACGGATCAACCAGATTCGCCAGTGAAAACATTGATACGACTCTCTTCCGCAAGCTCGGCTCTATCGGAGACGGTGGTGTAATTGGCGAGTGGTAG
- a CDS encoding CRTAC1 family protein — MTQPLNQKAVCPAAGDLDDELGEFWLENPWQPTDKNMSAYERNRLLLNTRNDGFADLSHASGGADLDSDSRAVVATDFDGDGMPDLLIRSSGGGPLRLFRNAFPHANSVQISLHGKTSNARGIGSQLIAKVDGQTLYREMQTQNCFRGQSPAEVRFGLQAAEQLDELEVRWPSGVIQKFGPLSAGSHYLITEGDANPANITNPQNGDR, encoded by the coding sequence GTGACACAGCCATTGAATCAAAAAGCCGTCTGTCCGGCAGCCGGAGATTTGGACGATGAACTGGGCGAATTCTGGCTCGAAAATCCGTGGCAGCCGACCGACAAGAACATGAGCGCCTACGAAAGAAATCGCTTGCTGCTGAATACCAGAAACGACGGATTTGCAGATCTGTCACACGCATCCGGCGGAGCCGATCTGGACAGCGATTCCCGAGCGGTAGTTGCCACGGACTTCGATGGTGACGGCATGCCCGATCTGCTGATTCGCAGTAGTGGCGGCGGACCTTTGCGATTGTTTCGCAACGCGTTCCCGCATGCGAATTCTGTCCAGATTTCACTTCATGGTAAAACCTCGAACGCGCGTGGCATTGGATCACAATTGATCGCCAAAGTCGACGGCCAGACGCTGTATCGCGAAATGCAGACACAAAACTGCTTCCGCGGCCAAAGTCCGGCTGAAGTGAGATTCGGGCTTCAGGCAGCGGAACAGCTTGACGAACTTGAGGTACGCTGGCCGTCCGGTGTCATTCAGAAGTTCGGGCCGCTGTCGGCAGGCAGCCACTATCTGATTACAGAAGGCGACGCGAATCCTGCAAACATCACGAACCCGCAGAATGGGGATCGGTAG
- a CDS encoding CRTAC1 family protein — protein sequence MTSSASRPQESSIVHVQPSGQKAVWLWRLRFTLLMLLAAIGAGCGKTDVGVDPTKNPKTNEPGGGAAVQAEPPVPASIIRFEDIAEQSGVRFIPTNGREAGRYTIVESLGTGVAVADLDRDDRLDIIAPGGGTFDKDGNPVGQRNGVFRQNDLLQFENITTGCGIDTGSAYTHGVAIGDWNNDGFVDVVITGFHAVRLFQNCGDGTFQDVTPEAGLSQAEWATSAAFFDADNDGDLELYIVNYVEWQPDDDRRCMINGHRNVCPPARFDAVSDRLYDNLGDGSFHEVSQERGLEEGGKGLAVIAGDVDLDGDSDLYIANDTTANFLYLNQGDGRFVESALVSGCALGPTLQAEGSMGVAFADFDLDGLPDIWVSNYENQSFAMYQSRAPGIFQHVSAVTGISAVGQLYVGFGTAALDADLDGDQDIFAGNGHVMYESARAPLRQEALLFENLEGQQFRNVIRESGEYGRSVHMARGVTPADLNQDGSMDLVVAHMNEPIAVLKNTSRPQKHWVSLVLIGRRSNRSAIGARAKVGTIVKLHTGGGSYLSDTDTPFTWAIDKASRQVEVEIVWPSGNRQREKMFPNRINTVVEHLATPPDPS from the coding sequence ATGACGTCATCTGCGAGCCGCCCTCAGGAATCCTCGATCGTCCACGTGCAACCGTCTGGTCAGAAAGCCGTCTGGCTTTGGCGGTTGCGTTTCACGTTGCTGATGCTGTTGGCAGCAATCGGTGCAGGCTGCGGCAAGACGGACGTTGGGGTCGATCCCACGAAAAATCCGAAGACCAATGAACCTGGAGGGGGCGCGGCTGTGCAGGCGGAACCACCTGTGCCTGCGTCGATAATCCGCTTTGAGGATATTGCCGAACAAAGCGGGGTTCGTTTTATCCCGACCAACGGCCGCGAAGCTGGACGCTACACGATCGTGGAAAGCCTGGGAACGGGTGTCGCTGTCGCTGACCTGGACCGCGACGACCGTTTAGACATCATCGCTCCGGGAGGCGGGACGTTCGACAAAGACGGCAATCCGGTAGGTCAACGGAACGGCGTCTTTCGACAGAACGACCTGTTGCAGTTTGAGAACATCACGACCGGTTGCGGAATTGATACAGGCTCGGCTTATACTCATGGTGTGGCGATTGGCGACTGGAACAATGACGGCTTTGTCGACGTCGTGATAACAGGCTTCCATGCGGTCAGGTTGTTTCAGAATTGTGGCGATGGCACGTTTCAAGACGTGACACCTGAGGCCGGATTGTCTCAGGCCGAATGGGCGACCAGTGCCGCCTTCTTCGATGCAGACAACGATGGTGACTTAGAATTGTACATCGTCAACTACGTCGAGTGGCAACCGGATGACGATCGCAGGTGCATGATCAACGGTCACCGCAACGTTTGCCCACCAGCGCGATTTGATGCCGTGTCGGATCGACTCTACGACAATCTCGGCGATGGGAGCTTTCACGAGGTGTCGCAGGAGCGAGGCCTCGAGGAGGGTGGCAAAGGACTTGCCGTGATTGCCGGTGACGTGGATCTGGACGGCGATTCAGATCTCTACATTGCCAACGATACGACGGCCAATTTCCTGTACCTCAACCAGGGCGACGGCAGGTTTGTCGAAAGCGCTCTGGTTAGCGGCTGCGCATTGGGGCCGACGCTGCAGGCGGAGGGCAGTATGGGAGTTGCCTTCGCAGATTTCGATCTGGATGGGCTGCCGGATATCTGGGTTTCGAACTACGAAAATCAGAGCTTTGCAATGTACCAAAGTCGCGCTCCGGGCATCTTTCAGCATGTGAGTGCGGTAACGGGAATTTCAGCCGTTGGGCAGTTGTACGTGGGGTTTGGCACGGCCGCCCTCGACGCTGACCTTGACGGCGATCAGGACATTTTTGCTGGCAATGGACACGTGATGTACGAGTCTGCCCGTGCCCCACTGCGTCAGGAAGCGTTGCTATTTGAAAATCTGGAGGGGCAGCAGTTCCGGAACGTCATCCGCGAATCCGGTGAGTACGGTCGCTCAGTACACATGGCACGCGGCGTGACGCCTGCGGATCTGAATCAGGACGGATCCATGGATCTGGTCGTCGCTCATATGAACGAGCCGATTGCGGTTCTGAAGAATACGAGTCGTCCCCAAAAACATTGGGTTTCTTTAGTACTGATCGGTCGCAGATCCAACCGTTCAGCCATCGGTGCTCGCGCGAAAGTTGGCACGATCGTCAAGCTCCACACCGGTGGCGGGAGTTACCTATCTGACACCGACACGCCGTTCACATGGGCGATCGATAAAGCATCCCGTCAGGTGGAAGTGGAAATCGTATGGCCCTCAGGCAATCGGCAAAGAGAGAAAATGTTTCCGAACCGGATTAATACGGTGGTAGAGCACCTTGCGACGCCGCCAGATCCCAGTTAG